The following coding sequences lie in one Mycobacterium sp. 050128 genomic window:
- a CDS encoding NAD(P)H-dependent amine dehydrogenase family protein codes for MRRVIQFSTGNVGRHSLRAIIGRPDLDLIGVHAASPDKIGKDAAQLCGLGAPTGIVATDDIDALVNLGADCVVYTSQGETRPMEAIEQMSKFLAAGTNVVGTSMVWLVTPHHAEDWLREPLQKACQTGNSSLYVNGIDPGFSGDTLVHAAVSLTTRVESITVQEIFDYGNYDDAEFTGAAMGFGTTEDDDSPMMFLPGVIVSMWGGQLRSLADNLDIKLDEVRQRVEPWYTPKRIECTMMTVEPGQMGAVRFATEGVCDGKPVITLEHVTRLTTAAAPDWEFPPEGHTGVHRVVVEGEPRVEINTHVSHPVLDSTDAGCISTAGRAVNAIEWVCRAPQGLVAVEDIPLSATMRGAMWSEH; via the coding sequence ATGCGCAGAGTCATACAGTTCTCCACCGGCAATGTCGGCCGGCATTCATTGCGGGCGATCATCGGCCGGCCGGACCTGGACCTTATCGGCGTGCATGCCGCCAGTCCCGACAAGATCGGCAAGGACGCCGCGCAGCTGTGCGGACTCGGCGCACCGACGGGCATCGTCGCCACCGACGACATCGACGCCCTGGTGAACCTCGGTGCCGATTGCGTGGTGTACACGTCGCAGGGTGAGACCCGGCCGATGGAAGCGATCGAGCAGATGTCCAAGTTCCTCGCCGCGGGCACCAACGTCGTCGGCACGTCGATGGTCTGGCTGGTCACGCCGCACCACGCCGAAGACTGGCTGCGCGAGCCGCTCCAAAAAGCGTGCCAGACCGGCAACTCCTCGCTCTACGTCAACGGCATCGACCCCGGCTTCTCCGGCGATACCCTCGTGCACGCGGCGGTCAGCCTCACCACTCGGGTGGAATCGATTACCGTGCAGGAGATCTTCGACTACGGAAATTACGATGATGCCGAGTTCACCGGTGCCGCAATGGGTTTCGGGACGACTGAAGACGACGATTCGCCGATGATGTTTCTGCCCGGGGTGATCGTGTCGATGTGGGGCGGTCAGCTCCGCAGTCTGGCGGACAACCTGGACATCAAGCTCGACGAGGTGCGTCAGCGCGTCGAACCCTGGTACACGCCAAAACGAATCGAATGCACCATGATGACGGTGGAGCCGGGGCAGATGGGTGCGGTGCGCTTTGCGACCGAGGGGGTGTGCGACGGCAAGCCGGTGATCACCCTCGAGCACGTCACCAGGCTCACCACCGCCGCGGCGCCGGACTGGGAGTTCCCGCCCGAGGGCCACACCGGCGTGCACCGCGTCGTCGTGGAGGGTGAGCCACGGGTCGAGATCAACACGCATGTATCACACCCGGTGCTGGATTCCACTGACGCGGGGTGTATCTCGACGGCGGGTCGCGCTGTCAATGCGATCGAGTGGGTGTGTCGCGCACCGCAGGGACTTGTTGCGGTGGAAGACATTCCGCTGTCGGCAACGATGCGCGGCGCAATGTGGAGCGAGCACTAA
- a CDS encoding cytochrome P450: protein MSTTSEVRSDADLPVLPVPRPARCPLAPPSEFADWREQPGLRRAMFQGNPVWVVSRYQDIRAALVDPRLSAKTIPDSIMPKDDENKVPVMFARTDDPEHQRLRRMMTTNFTFRRCEAMRPHIQETVDHYLGQMIAGGAPADLVREFALPVPSLVIALLLGVPPEDLEIFQRHTTTGLDQRSTDEQKGQAFGAMYAYIEQLVERKAREPGDDLISRLVTEYVATGQLDHATTAMNGVIMMQAGHETTANMISLGTVALLEHPDAFQRLGQTDDAAVIANIVEELMRYLTIVHSQVDRVATEDLMIGGQLVRAGEFVMMNLLAGNWDTDFVDHPESFDISRNTRGHLGFGYGVHQCIGANLARVEMQVAFATLARRLPGLKLAVSPEGLKFKEANIYGMKELPVSW from the coding sequence ATGTCAACAACTTCCGAAGTGCGTTCTGACGCCGATCTTCCGGTGCTACCGGTGCCACGGCCGGCGCGGTGCCCGCTTGCGCCGCCCTCCGAATTCGCGGACTGGAGGGAACAGCCCGGGCTACGGCGGGCGATGTTCCAGGGCAATCCAGTCTGGGTGGTCAGCCGCTACCAGGACATCAGGGCTGCGCTGGTCGATCCGCGCTTGTCCGCCAAGACCATTCCGGACTCGATCATGCCGAAGGACGACGAGAACAAGGTCCCGGTGATGTTCGCCCGCACCGACGATCCCGAGCATCAACGGTTGCGGCGCATGATGACCACCAACTTCACCTTCCGGCGCTGCGAAGCGATGCGCCCGCACATCCAGGAAACGGTCGACCACTATCTCGGACAGATGATCGCCGGCGGTGCACCGGCCGATCTGGTGCGCGAATTCGCTTTGCCAGTACCATCATTGGTGATCGCACTGCTGCTGGGAGTGCCTCCCGAGGATCTCGAGATTTTCCAGCGCCACACCACCACCGGGCTCGACCAGAGGTCCACCGACGAGCAAAAAGGCCAAGCTTTCGGGGCGATGTACGCCTATATCGAGCAGTTGGTGGAACGCAAAGCGCGCGAACCCGGCGACGACTTGATCAGCCGTCTGGTCACCGAATATGTCGCCACGGGCCAACTCGACCACGCCACCACCGCCATGAACGGTGTGATCATGATGCAGGCGGGTCACGAAACCACCGCCAACATGATCTCGTTGGGAACGGTTGCGCTGCTGGAACATCCCGATGCGTTCCAGCGTCTCGGACAGACCGACGATGCTGCCGTCATCGCGAACATCGTTGAAGAGCTGATGCGTTACCTGACCATCGTGCACAGCCAGGTCGATCGGGTGGCGACCGAAGATCTGATGATCGGCGGTCAACTGGTTCGCGCCGGGGAGTTCGTCATGATGAACCTGCTCGCGGGAAACTGGGACACGGACTTCGTCGATCATCCCGAATCCTTCGACATCAGCCGAAACACCCGCGGACACTTGGGATTCGGCTACGGTGTGCATCAGTGCATCGGCGCGAACCTGGCGCGTGTCGAGATGCAAGTCGCATTCGCCACGCTGGCACGTCGCCTACCCGGGCTCAAACTGGCGGTATCGCCTGAGGGGCTGAAGTTCAAAGAAGCCAACATCTATGGCATGAAAGAGCTTCCAGTGAGCTGGTGA
- a CDS encoding TetR/AcrR family transcriptional regulator, producing the protein MAVTDRVSAREAKRLQTRERLMGASIAEFARAGMAEADVSAIVAAAGVAHGTFFFHFPTKEHVLLELERREEDRIAKQFAQFLKSKHDLGSALNEAVRLVVGLERRLGDLLFNDFLALHFSQTRPQTEDGRDHPLIVLVAQEIALAQERGETDPEANPMNSAVFFLLGLYALLITTNHWPTGHALLEDYVARTLRSLSL; encoded by the coding sequence ATGGCTGTGACGGATCGAGTGTCTGCACGAGAAGCCAAGCGCTTGCAGACGCGAGAGCGCTTGATGGGCGCCTCGATTGCGGAGTTCGCTCGCGCCGGCATGGCCGAAGCCGACGTCAGTGCGATCGTGGCCGCTGCCGGAGTTGCCCACGGTACCTTCTTCTTCCACTTCCCCACCAAAGAGCATGTCCTGCTGGAGCTGGAGCGTCGCGAAGAGGACCGCATTGCCAAGCAGTTCGCGCAATTCTTGAAGTCCAAGCACGATCTTGGTTCCGCTCTGAACGAGGCGGTTCGCCTGGTGGTCGGGCTGGAACGCCGACTCGGCGATCTGCTCTTCAATGACTTTCTGGCACTGCACTTCTCGCAAACTCGCCCGCAGACCGAAGACGGCAGGGATCACCCCTTGATCGTGCTGGTCGCCCAGGAAATCGCGCTTGCCCAAGAACGCGGTGAAACGGATCCGGAAGCCAACCCCATGAACAGTGCGGTGTTCTTCTTGCTTGGTCTCTACGCCCTCTTGATCACCACGAACCACTGGCCGACCGGGCACGCCCTGCTGGAAGACTACGTCGCAAGGACGTTGCGGAGCCTGAGCCTCTGA
- a CDS encoding SDR family NAD(P)-dependent oxidoreductase, with product MTNELRFDDQVAVITGAGGGLGKQYALLLASRGARVVVNDIGGSVTGDGSSNEAADAATREIRELGGQAVADSHSVTSPAGGQAIIDTALSTWGRVDIVINNAGIVRDAPFEEMTAELLEPLLDVHLRGAFHVTRPAWKAMREQGYGRILNTTSAAGILGATGMSNYGTAKTGLLGFTRVLAAEGSDRDIKVNAIAPIAYTRMLTHSIDGAAPPADAAAQVVLNDLTNQYLKKLDPALVAPVAAFLTHRDCPVSGEVYTVGAGHVSRFFIGRTKGFYSPELSIEEVRDHLGQIRDEAGYTVPGGPADEMAELFAMIMADQPD from the coding sequence ATGACCAACGAGCTGAGGTTCGACGATCAGGTTGCCGTCATCACCGGCGCCGGCGGCGGCCTGGGCAAGCAGTACGCACTGCTGCTGGCGTCTCGGGGTGCGCGGGTGGTCGTCAACGACATCGGTGGCTCGGTGACAGGAGATGGCTCGAGCAACGAAGCGGCCGACGCTGCCACACGCGAGATTCGCGAGCTGGGCGGTCAGGCCGTTGCGGACAGTCACAGCGTGACCAGTCCCGCAGGGGGACAAGCGATTATCGATACCGCCCTGAGCACTTGGGGCCGCGTCGATATCGTGATCAACAATGCCGGAATCGTGCGGGATGCGCCGTTCGAGGAGATGACCGCCGAGCTGCTCGAGCCGCTGCTGGACGTGCATTTGCGGGGCGCGTTCCACGTGACGCGACCGGCGTGGAAGGCGATGCGCGAGCAGGGGTACGGCCGCATCCTCAATACCACTTCGGCTGCCGGCATCCTGGGTGCCACGGGCATGAGTAACTACGGCACGGCCAAGACCGGGCTGCTCGGTTTTACCCGCGTACTGGCCGCCGAAGGTTCCGACCGCGACATCAAGGTCAACGCTATCGCCCCGATCGCCTACACGCGGATGTTGACGCACTCGATCGACGGTGCCGCACCCCCGGCCGATGCGGCGGCGCAGGTCGTGTTGAACGACCTGACGAACCAGTATCTCAAGAAGCTGGACCCGGCCCTGGTTGCCCCGGTGGCGGCCTTCTTGACCCATCGCGATTGCCCGGTGTCCGGTGAGGTCTATACCGTTGGTGCAGGCCATGTTTCGCGATTCTTCATCGGACGGACCAAGGGCTTCTACAGCCCCGAATTGTCAATCGAAGAGGTGCGGGACCACCTGGGGCAGATCCGCGACGAAGCCGGCTACACGGTGCCCGGCGGACCCGCCGACGAGATGGCCGAGCTCTTCGCCATGATCATGGCCGACCAACCGGACTAG
- a CDS encoding NAD(P)H-dependent amine dehydrogenase family protein, whose amino-acid sequence MTPAPPAEKKYRVIQWGVGNVGTIALRHFAHNPAYELVGVLCNRPEKVGKDAGELCGKAPTGVRATNDKAVIEALDADCVFYAPLWSDPDEVCRLLRSGKNVVASGGAWWYRTEHSQADIDKIDAACHEGGTSFHAGGVNPGFAGDLLVLTLARIVSQIDTIHIYEVVNFGRDTLKYLFEMGMGSDPAGFEDGPNLLGQAWPLFAQSMAMVVEGMGKTVEKYTTEVELGSATRDIPFEGGETSDMPGFTGVIKKGTVARQHHKWTAWVDGRPLVVFHEIYTMDTFDAIEPHEDWPQHYHYRIVIEGDSSTELILQGAHDPNGGYALPGYTWTAMGPANAIPAVCDAPPGFMSHNELGLMPLRGVIRP is encoded by the coding sequence ATGACGCCCGCGCCGCCGGCCGAGAAGAAGTATCGCGTAATCCAGTGGGGCGTCGGCAATGTCGGGACAATCGCGCTCCGTCACTTTGCGCACAACCCGGCCTACGAACTGGTCGGAGTGCTGTGCAATCGGCCGGAAAAGGTGGGCAAGGACGCCGGTGAACTCTGCGGCAAGGCGCCCACCGGCGTACGTGCGACCAACGACAAGGCCGTCATCGAAGCACTGGATGCCGATTGCGTGTTCTATGCACCGTTGTGGTCCGATCCCGACGAGGTGTGCCGGCTGCTGCGCAGCGGCAAAAACGTCGTCGCGTCGGGTGGTGCATGGTGGTATCGAACCGAGCACAGTCAGGCGGACATCGACAAGATCGATGCCGCGTGCCACGAGGGCGGCACCTCGTTTCATGCGGGCGGTGTCAATCCGGGTTTTGCCGGAGATCTACTCGTCCTGACACTGGCCCGAATAGTCAGCCAGATCGACACAATTCACATCTACGAGGTGGTGAATTTCGGACGAGACACCCTGAAGTACCTGTTCGAGATGGGAATGGGGAGCGATCCGGCCGGGTTCGAGGACGGGCCGAATCTGTTGGGGCAGGCTTGGCCACTGTTCGCGCAGTCGATGGCAATGGTTGTGGAGGGAATGGGCAAGACGGTCGAGAAGTACACGACTGAGGTGGAGCTGGGGTCCGCCACGCGCGATATCCCCTTCGAAGGAGGGGAGACCAGCGACATGCCGGGCTTCACGGGCGTGATCAAGAAGGGCACCGTCGCTCGCCAGCATCACAAGTGGACGGCGTGGGTGGATGGTAGGCCGCTGGTCGTCTTTCACGAGATCTACACGATGGATACCTTCGATGCCATTGAACCGCACGAGGATTGGCCTCAGCACTACCACTACCGCATAGTGATTGAGGGAGATTCATCCACCGAGCTGATTCTGCAGGGGGCGCACGACCCGAACGGTGGCTACGCGCTGCCCGGCTACACCTGGACCGCGATGGGGCCCGCGAACGCCATTCCCGCGGTCTGCGACGCTCCGCCGGGGTTCATGTCTCACAACGAACTCGGCCTGATGCCGCTGCGCGGCGTCATACGGCCTTAG
- a CDS encoding TetR/AcrR family transcriptional regulator has product MTAVEDRPLRADAARNVERILRAAREVYGRLGPDAPLEAVARHAGVGERTLYRRFPAKADLVRAALDQSVAEDLTPVIDSARREADPLRGLTQLIEAAIALGAREHNLLTAARRAGSLTSDISVSLNEALGELVREGQRVGSIRDDLVADDLPRLVAMLFGVLSTMASGSDGWRRYVALVVDAISVNERQPLPPPAALHYEVGPNSWPL; this is encoded by the coding sequence ATGACCGCGGTTGAAGACCGGCCGTTGCGGGCCGACGCGGCGCGCAACGTCGAGCGCATCCTGCGCGCGGCGCGGGAAGTTTATGGCCGGCTGGGGCCCGACGCCCCGCTGGAAGCGGTCGCGCGGCACGCCGGCGTGGGTGAGCGCACGCTCTACCGCAGATTCCCGGCGAAGGCCGATCTGGTGCGGGCCGCCCTGGATCAAAGCGTCGCCGAGGACCTTACGCCGGTGATCGACAGCGCCCGCCGTGAGGCCGATCCGCTGCGGGGCCTGACCCAACTGATCGAGGCGGCGATAGCGTTGGGCGCTCGCGAACACAACCTGCTGACCGCCGCGCGCCGCGCCGGATCGCTCACGTCCGACATCTCGGTTTCACTCAACGAAGCGCTCGGCGAGCTTGTTCGAGAAGGCCAGCGCGTCGGCAGTATCCGCGACGACTTGGTGGCCGACGACCTTCCGCGCCTGGTCGCGATGCTCTTCGGTGTGCTGTCCACGATGGCTTCCGGCAGCGACGGCTGGCGCCGGTATGTCGCCCTCGTCGTCGATGCGATTTCGGTCAACGAACGCCAGCCATTGCCGCCGCCGGCAGCATTGCATTACGAGGTCGGGCCGAATAGCTGGCCGCTGTAG
- a CDS encoding carboxylesterase/lipase family protein: MHERTIRARTANGIVEGFTRDGVNRWRSIPYARPPVGRLRLRAPQPAQAWSGVRHCHGFTNCAPQQRRYTMLGVGRYQPMSEDCLTLNVVAPESGHDEPLPVMVFIHGGGYILGSSAVPLYDGAALARRGCVYVSVNYRLGALGCLDLSSLSTADTTIDSNLYLRDLVLALQWIRENIAGFGGDPGNVTIFGESAGACITATLLAVPAAEGLFARAIAESPASGLVRSKEISAQFATRFANLLGARPEDAANALMQASPAQLVETQHRLIDHGMENRLGAFPIGPVIGDDCLPEDPVVAMQNGRAHRVPLIVGTNAEEGRLFTRFLKMLPTNKSMIEELLADAEPAARERITAAYPGYPSSSACIQLGGDFAFSSAAWQLAEAHSGNAPTYLYRYDYAPRMLRWSGLGATHATELLAVFDFYRTRLGAFLTAAADQRAALRVSDHVQRRWRAFSRGGVPGEDWPAYTVDDRAVMVFDRKSRIEFDPHPHRRMAWAGFSLAQ; encoded by the coding sequence ATGCACGAGCGCACTATCCGCGCACGCACCGCAAACGGCATCGTCGAAGGCTTCACCCGCGACGGCGTCAACCGCTGGCGATCGATTCCCTACGCCCGGCCGCCGGTTGGCCGGCTGCGGTTGCGGGCGCCGCAGCCGGCGCAGGCCTGGTCAGGTGTGCGTCATTGCCACGGTTTCACCAACTGCGCGCCCCAGCAGCGCCGCTACACAATGCTGGGTGTCGGCAGATATCAGCCGATGAGCGAGGATTGCCTCACCCTCAACGTCGTTGCGCCGGAGTCTGGTCACGACGAACCGCTGCCGGTCATGGTCTTCATTCACGGCGGCGGATACATCCTGGGCAGCTCCGCGGTCCCGCTGTACGACGGCGCGGCGCTGGCCCGCCGCGGCTGTGTGTACGTATCGGTCAATTACCGGCTGGGTGCCCTGGGATGTCTTGACCTGTCGTCGTTGTCGACCGCGGACACCACCATCGACAGCAATCTGTACCTGCGCGACCTGGTCTTGGCGCTGCAGTGGATCCGGGAGAACATCGCGGGATTCGGCGGCGATCCCGGCAACGTCACCATCTTCGGCGAAAGCGCCGGCGCGTGTATCACCGCCACGTTGTTGGCGGTACCGGCCGCCGAAGGCCTGTTCGCGCGGGCGATCGCGGAAAGCCCGGCGTCGGGCCTGGTTCGGTCGAAGGAGATTTCGGCCCAGTTCGCGACGAGATTCGCCAACTTGCTGGGCGCGCGCCCCGAGGATGCCGCGAACGCGCTCATGCAGGCATCCCCGGCCCAACTCGTCGAGACCCAACACCGGCTGATCGACCATGGCATGGAGAACAGGCTGGGCGCCTTCCCGATCGGCCCGGTGATCGGCGACGACTGCCTGCCCGAAGACCCCGTGGTGGCGATGCAGAACGGTCGGGCGCATCGCGTCCCGCTGATCGTGGGCACCAACGCCGAAGAAGGCCGGTTGTTCACCAGGTTCCTCAAGATGCTGCCCACCAATAAGTCAATGATTGAGGAGTTGCTGGCCGACGCGGAACCGGCTGCCCGCGAACGCATTACGGCCGCGTACCCGGGTTACCCGTCATCCTCGGCCTGCATCCAGCTGGGAGGGGACTTCGCCTTCAGCTCGGCGGCCTGGCAGCTCGCCGAGGCGCACAGTGGCAACGCACCGACATATCTGTATCGCTACGACTACGCACCGCGGATGCTGCGCTGGTCGGGGTTGGGCGCGACCCACGCCACCGAGTTGTTGGCCGTTTTCGACTTCTATCGAACCCGGCTCGGCGCGTTCTTGACCGCGGCGGCCGACCAGCGCGCCGCACTTCGGGTGAGCGACCATGTGCAGCGCCGTTGGCGAGCGTTCAGTCGCGGCGGGGTCCCGGGTGAGGACTGGCCCGCCTACACCGTCGACGACCGCGCGGTGATGGTCTTCGACCGCAAGAGCCGTATCGAATTCGATCCGCACCCGCATCGCCGGATGGCCTGGGCAGGCTTCTCATTGGCGCAGTGA
- a CDS encoding mycofactocin-coupled SDR family oxidoreductase, which produces MTTSPARRVAGKRILITGAARGMGRGHALRLAEEGADLILVDICQSLPQIEYPLATEEDLAETVRLVEDFGRRCVSCVVDVRDEAHLRSAVDRGVSELGGLDGAVANAGVLTVAAWDRTTADQWRTVVDVNLIGVWNTCAAAIPHLLEQGGGSVVTVSSAGAIKGFPLQTPYTSAKYGVVGMTLALANELAARNVRVNTVLPTGVPTGMVPPSFGPLLGEQRSDLIPIFINAMPTPAVEPADVSNAVLFLLSDESRYVTGLQFKVDAGVTIN; this is translated from the coding sequence ATGACGACTTCACCAGCCCGACGCGTTGCCGGTAAACGCATTCTGATCACCGGTGCGGCCCGCGGCATGGGCCGGGGCCATGCGTTGCGGCTTGCCGAGGAGGGCGCGGATCTCATCCTGGTCGATATCTGCCAGTCCTTGCCGCAGATTGAGTATCCCTTGGCCACGGAGGAGGACCTGGCCGAGACGGTAAGACTGGTAGAAGATTTCGGCCGCCGCTGCGTGAGTTGTGTGGTCGATGTTCGCGACGAGGCGCATTTGCGCTCGGCCGTCGATCGCGGAGTGAGCGAACTCGGAGGACTCGACGGTGCGGTGGCCAACGCGGGCGTCTTGACGGTCGCGGCCTGGGACCGGACGACGGCTGATCAGTGGCGCACGGTGGTCGACGTCAATCTCATCGGGGTCTGGAACACTTGCGCGGCCGCGATACCGCACTTGCTCGAGCAGGGCGGCGGCAGTGTGGTCACTGTCAGCTCCGCCGGCGCGATCAAAGGCTTTCCGCTGCAGACGCCATACACCTCGGCCAAGTACGGTGTCGTCGGCATGACACTGGCCCTGGCCAACGAACTGGCGGCACGGAACGTGCGAGTCAACACCGTGCTTCCCACCGGAGTCCCGACCGGGATGGTTCCGCCGTCGTTCGGACCGCTGCTCGGCGAGCAGCGGTCCGACCTGATTCCCATCTTCATCAACGCAATGCCCACGCCGGCTGTGGAGCCCGCCGACGTCAGCAACGCGGTGCTGTTCTTGCTCTCCGACGAATCTCGATACGTGACCGGGCTCCAATTCAAGGTCGACGCCGGGGTAACGATCAACTAA
- a CDS encoding SDR family NAD(P)-dependent oxidoreductase encodes MALEQFRLDGQVAIVTGAGKGVGAGIARVLAEAGATVVGTARTEADIVGTIAGIENSGGKGLALVADAISRPDGERVVNTAMERFGRIDILVNNVGGSTYARFLDITDEDFRHTFDWCVTSAFIMSQLAAPHMLSAGHGSIINISSGSARFGIRALTAYCVAKGGLEALTRAMAQELAPKIRVNAIALGSFATDGLKGSLDLMPGSLEKMQEATPLHRLGDVEDLGRLAVYLSTRDCYATNATFHVDGGIDSNNSPLPIPDY; translated from the coding sequence ATGGCGTTGGAGCAGTTCCGGCTGGACGGGCAGGTCGCGATCGTCACGGGCGCCGGGAAGGGTGTCGGGGCCGGCATCGCCCGGGTCTTGGCAGAGGCGGGTGCGACGGTCGTCGGCACCGCCCGCACCGAGGCGGATATCGTTGGCACGATTGCGGGTATCGAGAACAGCGGGGGCAAGGGGCTGGCGCTCGTCGCGGACGCGATCAGTCGTCCCGACGGAGAGCGGGTCGTGAATACGGCCATGGAGCGGTTCGGCCGCATTGACATTCTGGTCAACAACGTCGGCGGATCCACCTATGCGCGGTTCCTGGACATCACCGACGAAGACTTCCGGCACACCTTCGACTGGTGCGTGACATCGGCTTTCATCATGAGTCAGCTCGCGGCCCCACACATGCTCAGCGCCGGACACGGTTCCATCATCAACATCTCGTCGGGCTCGGCCCGCTTCGGCATCCGGGCGCTGACCGCCTATTGCGTCGCGAAGGGCGGCCTCGAAGCGCTCACCCGCGCGATGGCGCAGGAACTCGCCCCGAAGATTCGCGTCAACGCCATCGCGCTGGGTTCCTTTGCCACCGACGGCCTGAAGGGCAGCCTGGACCTGATGCCCGGGTCGCTGGAGAAGATGCAGGAGGCCACGCCGCTGCATCGCCTAGGCGATGTCGAGGATCTCGGAAGGCTGGCGGTGTATCTGTCCACGCGCGATTGCTACGCCACCAACGCCACCTTCCACGTCGACGGTGGCATCGACTCGAACAATTCCCCGCTGCCGATACCGGATTACTAG